One segment of Bacillus alkalisoli DNA contains the following:
- a CDS encoding M23 family metallopeptidase, producing MREEEKKRTSQNSNWQKLMKKRWVFPAIYLASAAIILTGVLMFQAGTTPEEPANETEGNGPTTSQNGDQPAVEVTSPVENFVMPVVDESAAVVEKYFWDPNASEEEQENSFIYYNGIYQPNTGIDIAMRNGEAFDVVASLSGKVVRVDDKDTLLGNVIEIEHEDGVKTVYTSVTNIVVKEGDTVEQGQVIAQAGTSLMNKEVTHVHFEIRKDEMAVNPLSFFKKPVTALLDAGNVSAEQDEDAPQNDGEEDAEQPEEGQPGEEDGSDDSEN from the coding sequence TTGGCAAAAACTTATGAAAAAACGTTGGGTATTCCCAGCAATCTATTTAGCTAGTGCTGCAATCATTTTAACAGGGGTATTAATGTTCCAAGCTGGTACTACACCAGAGGAGCCAGCAAATGAAACGGAAGGTAACGGTCCAACAACTTCACAAAACGGTGACCAACCTGCTGTTGAGGTAACAAGCCCTGTTGAAAACTTTGTAATGCCTGTAGTAGACGAAAGTGCCGCAGTTGTAGAAAAGTATTTCTGGGATCCTAATGCTTCAGAAGAAGAGCAAGAAAACTCATTCATTTATTACAATGGAATTTACCAACCAAACACTGGTATCGACATTGCAATGAGAAATGGTGAAGCATTTGATGTTGTAGCAAGTTTAAGTGGTAAAGTAGTTCGTGTAGATGACAAAGATACGTTATTAGGAAATGTAATCGAAATTGAGCATGAAGATGGCGTGAAAACAGTGTACACTTCTGTAACAAATATCGTAGTTAAAGAAGGCGACACAGTAGAACAAGGTCAAGTAATTGCTCAAGCTGGTACAAGCTTAATGAACAAAGAAGTAACGCACGTACACTTTGAAATTCGTAAAGACGAAATGGCTGTAAACCCATTATCTTTCTTCAAAAAGCCAGTAACTGCACTATTAGATGCAGGTAACGTTTCTGCAGAGCAAGACGAAGATGCTCCGCAAAACGATGGTGAAGAAGATGCTGAGCAACCTGAAGAAGGCCAGCCAGGCGAAGAAGACGGTAGCGACGATTCTGAGAACTAA
- a CDS encoding gamma-glutamyltransferase family protein yields MDFLHNPYPSQRNTVLAKNGMVATSQPLAAEAGLQILRKGGNAIDAAIATAAALTVLEPTSNGIGGDAFALVWTKGKLHGLNASGPAPSSISIDAVKELGHNEMPKLGLIPVTVPGAPSAWAELSNKFGKLPLIEVLEPAIQYAEEGYPVSPTLGKYWKSAYNAYKKNCTTEEFQGWFDTFAPEGRAPEIGEVWKSPGHAETLRQIGLTGGETFYRGDIADKIAEFSQAHGGFLQKEDLANYQPEWVDPIKVNYRGYDVWEIPPNGQGIAALMALNMLKDDVFHERDSLETYHKQIEAMKLAFVDTKKYVSDPKTMTYSSEALLSEKFAKQRRAVIGDMALTPEPGTPPKGGTVYLATADGEGNMVSFIQSNYMGFGSGVVIPGTGIGLQNRGHDFSLDPEHENALAPGKKTFHTIIPGFLTKGSEPVGPFGVMGGYMQPQGHMQVVMNTVDFHLNPQAALDAPRWQWMEGKKVLVEHHFPLHLAQALARKGHEIQITLDGGAFGRGQIIWRDPKTGVLCGGTESRTDGHVAAF; encoded by the coding sequence ATGGACTTTTTACATAACCCGTACCCGTCGCAACGTAACACAGTGTTGGCGAAAAACGGAATGGTCGCGACATCGCAGCCACTAGCAGCAGAGGCTGGACTGCAAATCCTAAGAAAAGGTGGAAACGCAATTGATGCTGCAATCGCAACAGCGGCAGCGCTAACAGTGTTAGAACCTACGTCAAACGGAATCGGTGGCGACGCGTTTGCACTTGTTTGGACAAAGGGGAAGTTACACGGACTTAACGCAAGTGGTCCAGCACCATCATCCATCAGCATCGATGCGGTAAAAGAGCTTGGACACAACGAAATGCCAAAACTAGGCCTCATCCCAGTTACAGTCCCTGGTGCACCTTCCGCATGGGCAGAGCTTTCCAACAAATTCGGGAAACTTCCTTTAATTGAAGTCCTAGAGCCAGCCATTCAATATGCAGAAGAAGGATACCCTGTGTCACCGACGCTCGGGAAGTATTGGAAGTCCGCTTACAATGCATACAAGAAAAACTGTACGACAGAGGAATTCCAGGGCTGGTTTGATACATTTGCGCCGGAGGGCCGCGCTCCAGAGATAGGGGAAGTGTGGAAATCTCCCGGTCATGCAGAAACATTGCGCCAGATTGGCCTAACAGGTGGAGAAACGTTTTACAGAGGCGACATTGCCGATAAAATAGCGGAATTCTCACAAGCGCACGGCGGTTTTTTACAAAAAGAAGATCTTGCAAACTATCAGCCTGAGTGGGTCGACCCGATTAAGGTGAATTATCGCGGCTATGATGTGTGGGAAATTCCGCCGAACGGGCAAGGGATTGCGGCGTTAATGGCGCTCAACATGCTGAAGGACGACGTGTTCCACGAGCGCGATTCGTTGGAGACGTACCATAAGCAAATCGAGGCGATGAAGCTCGCGTTTGTAGATACGAAGAAATATGTGTCCGATCCGAAGACGATGACGTACTCTTCAGAAGCCCTTTTATCGGAAAAATTCGCCAAACAGCGCAGAGCGGTAATAGGTGATATGGCATTGACGCCGGAACCAGGAACACCACCAAAAGGCGGTACCGTTTATTTAGCTACTGCCGATGGGGAAGGAAATATGGTATCCTTTATCCAAAGCAACTACATGGGCTTCGGTTCAGGCGTTGTGATACCGGGGACGGGGATTGGTTTGCAAAACCGCGGGCACGATTTTTCGCTGGATCCGGAGCACGAAAATGCACTTGCTCCTGGGAAAAAGACGTTTCACACGATTATTCCTGGTTTCTTGACGAAAGGCTCGGAGCCGGTTGGGCCGTTTGGTGTGATGGGTGGCTATATGCAGCCACAAGGACACATGCAGGTCGTGATGAACACGGTTGATTTCCATTTGAATCCGCAAGCGGCGTTGGATGCACCACGTTGGCAGTGGATGGAAGGAAAGAAAGTGCTTGTGGAACATCACTTCCCACTTCATTTAGCGCAGGCGCTAGCTCGAAAAGGCCATGAGATACAAATAACGTTAGATGGCGGCGCGTTCGGTCGCGGACAAATTATTTGGCGTGATCCAAAAACAGGTGTATTGTGTGGAGGAACAGAATCACGCACAGACGGACACGTAGCGGCGTTCTAA
- a CDS encoding chromate transporter, with protein MKHYHLFLAFFRVGMLGFGGGPSSIPLVHKEVVEKYKWLSDDDFSDILALSNTLPGPIATKMAGYIGYRVAGTLGMLNAILSSIVPTIVLMIVLLTTLSNFRDHPGVQGMTKAIVPVVAVMLASLTWDFFAKSKQGLGITAATILIIGSLVTIELLGIHPGLIIGALLLAALIKKDKQPEGGNAT; from the coding sequence ATGAAACACTATCATTTATTTCTAGCATTCTTCCGAGTTGGCATGCTTGGCTTTGGCGGCGGACCATCGAGCATCCCACTCGTACATAAAGAAGTAGTCGAAAAGTACAAATGGCTAAGTGACGATGATTTCTCAGACATCCTCGCCTTAAGCAACACGCTCCCTGGCCCTATCGCCACCAAAATGGCAGGCTACATCGGCTACAGAGTCGCAGGCACACTCGGCATGCTAAACGCAATCCTTTCATCTATCGTCCCAACCATCGTACTTATGATCGTCCTACTCACCACCTTGTCCAACTTCCGCGACCATCCCGGAGTACAAGGTATGACAAAAGCGATCGTGCCAGTGGTAGCTGTCATGCTTGCTAGCTTAACATGGGACTTTTTCGCTAAATCAAAACAAGGACTCGGCATCACGGCGGCGACCATTTTAATCATCGGAAGTTTAGTTACAATCGAATTGCTCGGCATTCATCCAGGCCTTATCATCGGCGCCCTCCTACTAGCAGCACTAATTAAAAAAGACAAACAACCTGAAGGAGGCAACGCAACATGA
- a CDS encoding chromate transporter, translated as MIYWHIFLAFFIPGIVGYGGGPATIPLVENEVVHRYEWLSVQEFSEVLALGNALPGPIATKMAGYIGYEQAGILGAAVGVFATVAPSLILMIALMSLLYKFKDSPKVKRMSNYVRPTIALLLGVMAYRFFAQSYEGAGLIHSAILVIASFLLLEKWKVHPAYVIVGALVYGAVLLS; from the coding sequence ATTATTTACTGGCACATTTTCCTTGCCTTCTTCATCCCAGGAATCGTCGGCTATGGTGGCGGTCCCGCGACCATTCCATTAGTAGAAAATGAAGTTGTCCACCGATATGAGTGGCTATCTGTTCAAGAATTCAGTGAAGTGCTCGCACTCGGCAACGCCCTACCAGGCCCAATCGCGACGAAAATGGCTGGCTACATCGGCTATGAACAGGCCGGAATCCTTGGAGCTGCAGTCGGCGTTTTCGCAACCGTCGCACCATCGCTCATCCTCATGATCGCACTCATGAGCTTGCTCTATAAATTCAAAGACTCGCCAAAAGTAAAGCGTATGTCGAATTACGTACGCCCAACTATCGCTCTACTACTTGGTGTGATGGCGTACCGCTTTTTCGCCCAATCATACGAAGGCGCTGGCCTCATCCATTCGGCGATCCTAGTTATCGCAAGCTTTCTCTTGCTCGAAAAATGGAAAGTCCACCCAGCCTACGTTATCGTTGGCGCACTCGTCTACGGCGCCGTGCTTTTATCTTAA
- the pcp gene encoding pyroglutamyl-peptidase I, translating into MKKLLLTGFVPFLQFPVNPTEEIAKALDGTVIGEYEIHSRVLPVDFAESAPQLLAYYDELQPDAVISLGLAAGRAHITPERIAINCKDGEPDNTGKACEDELIETDGPDGYFSTLPIRAMVNTLKENGYPAKISNSAGTYLCNNVMYATLHKIASSSDRSNVRAGFIHIPASHELALKLNNSPSWSQQDLTNAIKLAIQTL; encoded by the coding sequence GTGAAAAAACTATTACTAACAGGCTTTGTCCCATTTCTACAATTCCCGGTCAATCCAACTGAGGAAATCGCGAAAGCACTCGACGGAACGGTTATAGGAGAATACGAGATTCACAGTCGAGTTCTACCAGTAGATTTCGCCGAATCGGCACCACAACTACTAGCCTACTACGATGAACTACAACCAGACGCTGTCATCTCACTTGGCCTTGCAGCAGGAAGAGCCCACATCACACCAGAACGCATCGCCATTAACTGCAAAGACGGCGAACCAGACAACACCGGCAAAGCATGCGAAGACGAACTAATCGAGACGGATGGCCCAGACGGCTATTTCTCCACCTTACCAATTCGAGCAATGGTCAACACATTGAAAGAAAACGGCTACCCAGCCAAAATATCCAACTCAGCTGGCACGTACCTTTGCAATAACGTTATGTACGCCACGCTACATAAAATCGCGAGTTCATCGGATCGAAGCAACGTCCGCGCAGGCTTCATCCACATCCCAGCTTCACACGAATTAGCATTAAAACTAAACAACAGCCCTAGTTGGTCCCAACAAGACTTAACAAACGCAATCAAACTAGCCATTCAGACGTTGTAA
- a CDS encoding DUF1028 domain-containing protein: MTYSIVGYCPKEKEWGIAVQSKFLGVGSVVPWAKAGVGAVATQSYANTSYGPNGLELMEQGKTAEEVVQLLTEADEHREFRQFGVIDAQGNAASYTGSKCYDWAGGKIGTHHAAQGNILVSGETVSEMAQVFEKTEGPLAERLLKALAAGQEAGGDSRGQQSASLLVVKEKGGYGGYNDRFIDLRVEDHPLPIQELTRIYQLQQLYFAPTKQENVVEIEGETAQTLQAELERLGYYKGDLQEALTTYIHTENFEGREQAVGLIDSEVLDYMKKQ, from the coding sequence ATGACATATTCTATCGTGGGTTATTGTCCGAAAGAAAAAGAGTGGGGAATTGCAGTTCAATCGAAGTTTCTTGGAGTGGGCTCTGTTGTGCCGTGGGCGAAAGCAGGAGTTGGAGCAGTTGCAACGCAATCGTATGCAAATACTTCGTATGGTCCAAACGGGCTCGAACTAATGGAACAGGGAAAAACAGCGGAAGAAGTAGTGCAACTATTAACAGAGGCAGACGAACATCGTGAATTTCGTCAGTTTGGGGTAATTGATGCACAAGGTAACGCGGCGAGCTATACTGGTTCAAAGTGCTATGACTGGGCAGGAGGCAAAATCGGAACGCATCATGCGGCTCAAGGCAACATCTTGGTGAGTGGAGAAACTGTTAGCGAGATGGCTCAAGTTTTTGAAAAAACAGAAGGGCCTTTGGCGGAGCGACTGTTGAAGGCGTTAGCGGCTGGACAAGAGGCGGGTGGCGACAGTCGGGGGCAGCAGTCGGCGTCGTTGTTAGTTGTGAAGGAGAAGGGCGGATACGGCGGGTATAATGATCGCTTTATCGACTTAAGGGTGGAGGACCATCCGCTACCGATTCAAGAGTTAACGCGAATTTACCAACTGCAACAGTTGTATTTTGCACCGACTAAACAAGAGAATGTGGTGGAAATCGAGGGAGAGACGGCACAAACGTTGCAAGCCGAGTTAGAAAGATTAGGATATTACAAGGGCGACTTGCAAGAGGCGTTGACGACGTATATTCATACAGAAAACTTCGAGGGGCGCGAGCAGGCGGTTGGGTTGATAGATAGTGAAGTACTGGATTATATGAAGAAGCAGTGA
- a CDS encoding DUF4181 domain-containing protein: MSFELGFIILILIYGMMLLEKWLNRKLPHYEDVSETKGTNLLYWGGILILLALLALAYFGDLSNMTFVKWATIAGITVMWTLKAALEWKYLESKKYVNTLIVMGLGVVLVFGGFFVYEGRTQTTYGELLSSVIGDKEIEEIYILSWDVDEERYRHKKVAITDKDMINRFFEDSIVNMELQKRNVLPGMEYRMMIKTSGRQIIHVEFSPGENLVRIQHENYVIDGENEILEVLNSMELEWEKY, translated from the coding sequence ATGTCATTTGAATTAGGTTTCATTATTCTTATTTTAATTTATGGGATGATGTTGTTAGAAAAGTGGCTGAATCGCAAGCTGCCGCACTATGAAGATGTGTCAGAGACAAAAGGAACGAACCTATTATATTGGGGTGGAATTTTGATTCTTTTGGCACTATTAGCGTTGGCTTATTTTGGCGACCTATCGAACATGACCTTTGTAAAGTGGGCGACGATAGCTGGTATTACGGTAATGTGGACCCTCAAAGCGGCTTTGGAGTGGAAGTATTTGGAGAGCAAGAAATATGTGAATACATTAATAGTAATGGGGCTCGGAGTGGTGCTAGTTTTTGGCGGGTTTTTCGTGTATGAGGGAAGAACGCAAACGACTTACGGGGAACTACTGAGTTCGGTAATTGGGGATAAGGAAATTGAAGAAATTTATATTTTATCGTGGGATGTAGATGAGGAACGATACAGACATAAAAAAGTGGCGATAACAGATAAGGATATGATCAACCGGTTTTTCGAGGACTCGATTGTCAATATGGAGCTTCAGAAAAGGAACGTTCTGCCTGGAATGGAATATCGGATGATGATCAAAACGAGCGGCCGACAAATTATTCATGTGGAGTTTTCTCCAGGGGAAAATTTAGTTCGCATTCAACATGAAAACTATGTGATCGATGGAGAGAATGAGATTTTGGAAGTATTGAACAGCATGGAGCTGGAATGGGAGAAATATTGA
- a CDS encoding DUF4212 domain-containing protein, with protein MKKIDKTVADAYYREKNKYIAAYLIIWFIASYGVVLFAESLQFTIPGLAFPFHYYMGAQGAILIFIVLLFVNAKVSDKIDRKYGIDDKVNESLSAGKTFDH; from the coding sequence TTGAAAAAAATCGATAAAACAGTAGCAGACGCCTACTATCGCGAAAAAAACAAATACATCGCAGCCTACTTAATCATCTGGTTCATCGCATCATACGGAGTCGTCTTGTTCGCCGAAAGCCTACAATTCACCATCCCTGGACTAGCATTCCCATTCCACTACTACATGGGAGCCCAAGGAGCCATCCTAATCTTCATCGTCCTACTATTCGTTAACGCAAAAGTAAGCGACAAAATCGACCGAAAATACGGCATCGACGACAAAGTAAACGAAAGCTTAAGCGCCGGCAAAACATTCGACCACTAA
- a CDS encoding sodium:solute symporter family protein: MDSQFLVSLALILATFALYIGIAIFNKAKQTSDFYVAGRGVPPVFNGMAIGADWMSAASFIGMAGTVMLLGYDGLAYIMGWTGGYLLLTFLLAPQLRKYGRYTVPEFIGDRFDSHTARVIAAVCTIIISFTYSIAQLSGSGVVIGRLLEVDAKVGTMIGVVLIAFYAAFGGMKGITWTQVAQYVILITAYLIPVIFMSLQLTSNPLPWISYGQIVQELGELDRQLGVSEYFAPFTNDTKWQFMALMFTLMAGTAGLPHVIVRFYTVSTMKAARWSGAWALLFIGLLYISAPAYAAFSRFILMKNVVGNPIDQLPAWTETWIKTDKLRIADANGDGILQWSELMISNDIVVMATPEIANLGIFVIGLMAAGAMAAALSTAGGLMISISSSFAHDIYYRVLRPNATDKNRLLVGRITIVAATVFAGLIALNPPGAITQIVAWAFALASATFFPALLLGVWWKRANANGVISGMLVGLFVTIGYLIAAKFFGFSVAGIIDTGAGVFGAASAIITIVVVSLMTKAPSQKIQEEVMDLRYPEQMTYKDGDVWINK; the protein is encoded by the coding sequence ATGGATTCACAGTTTCTCGTTTCACTAGCGTTAATTCTTGCAACCTTCGCACTATACATCGGAATAGCCATTTTTAATAAAGCAAAACAAACATCCGATTTCTACGTAGCTGGACGCGGCGTTCCACCAGTTTTTAACGGAATGGCAATCGGTGCCGACTGGATGAGTGCAGCTTCATTCATCGGAATGGCCGGCACGGTAATGTTACTCGGTTACGACGGACTAGCATACATAATGGGTTGGACAGGCGGATACTTACTATTAACGTTCCTGCTAGCCCCACAACTGCGAAAGTATGGCCGTTACACAGTGCCTGAGTTCATTGGGGACCGATTCGACAGCCATACAGCACGTGTTATCGCAGCAGTATGTACGATTATTATCAGTTTTACATATTCCATCGCACAGCTTTCAGGCTCAGGTGTAGTTATCGGACGCTTACTGGAAGTAGATGCGAAGGTTGGAACAATGATCGGGGTAGTGCTAATCGCTTTCTACGCAGCGTTCGGAGGGATGAAAGGGATCACGTGGACGCAAGTAGCGCAATACGTTATCTTAATCACCGCATACTTAATCCCAGTAATCTTCATGTCTCTACAACTAACAAGCAATCCATTACCATGGATTTCATACGGACAAATCGTACAAGAGCTAGGTGAGCTAGACCGCCAGCTTGGGGTGTCGGAATATTTTGCCCCGTTCACCAATGATACAAAATGGCAGTTCATGGCGTTAATGTTCACGCTAATGGCTGGTACAGCGGGACTTCCGCACGTTATCGTTCGTTTTTACACAGTTTCCACGATGAAAGCGGCTCGTTGGTCTGGAGCTTGGGCGCTACTTTTCATCGGTTTACTTTACATTTCCGCACCAGCTTATGCAGCATTCTCACGCTTCATCTTAATGAAAAATGTAGTTGGTAATCCAATCGATCAGCTTCCAGCATGGACGGAAACATGGATCAAAACAGACAAACTACGAATCGCCGATGCGAATGGCGATGGAATATTACAATGGAGTGAATTAATGATTTCCAACGATATCGTCGTAATGGCAACACCGGAAATCGCCAACCTTGGTATTTTCGTTATCGGATTAATGGCAGCCGGCGCAATGGCAGCCGCACTTTCAACAGCTGGTGGACTAATGATCTCCATCTCGTCTTCGTTCGCGCACGACATTTACTACCGAGTACTAAGACCGAACGCAACAGACAAAAACCGTCTACTTGTCGGCCGTATCACAATCGTAGCGGCAACGGTTTTTGCCGGATTAATCGCACTAAACCCGCCGGGAGCAATCACACAAATCGTAGCATGGGCATTCGCCTTAGCTTCGGCTACATTCTTCCCAGCCTTACTACTCGGAGTATGGTGGAAACGTGCAAATGCAAATGGTGTTATCTCAGGGATGTTAGTAGGACTATTCGTCACCATTGGCTACTTAATTGCAGCTAAGTTCTTCGGATTCTCGGTAGCTGGAATTATCGACACAGGTGCCGGCGTCTTCGGAGCAGCATCCGCGATCATCACAATCGTGGTCGTATCACTGATGACAAAAGCACCATCACAAAAAATCCAAGAAGAAGTCATGGACCTACGCTACCCAGAACAAATGACATACAAAGACGGCGACGTATGGATTAACAAATAA
- a CDS encoding DUF294 nucleotidyltransferase-like domain-containing protein, whose protein sequence is MNHFIFSNLTPTHLQQFLTECREEEIAYGGVILQRDTPRNGLYLLLSGKAEIYIPGGLTGHDEVLDIIEENELIGLSHIHETLFSHSDTKPTQLHLEVRAINEAKVLFIPDHLIQQQLQHEEVKEALLKEVSARLNDVYHSLAEQMKLANKLGEEKPYIVRVQDIMTAEVKTTAPTTTATEAAKLMSNSKSTALLIVEETKLTGILTERDFVNRLIATGTNATHTPVEKIMTVNPVTIDHRAFYYEALSKMLMNGINHLPVTADKNELVGIVTLANLLQYKKEGLLQTTERLNNLTVQDLPTIKEHLYAVLSTLMQQNVPIYHTLHVMNTLYDQLIETCVRLAQEAMGEAPPCSYAFYTMGSSGRKEQFLLTDQDHFLIYEKNGHGTQQYFEAFSQKIVDFLQSAGYQKCKGHMMSNYEQWRGPLDQWESRLNHWVLHSTQEKLLLAQNFFSCRFITGDAELHQSFIAMVESTFHRKAKIFLYRLSENERSNMIPALEQPIRSLFRKQRKEINIKKHLLFPYHHSLQILSIMHGIVYGTPLEKLQKLHERGVISENFHKDLQDSAAAVLGFYVQKEWNAYKSGDELGQPLQLTNLTTREKEQWMLNVNLIKQLQTYMLSYY, encoded by the coding sequence ATGAACCATTTCATCTTCTCCAACCTCACACCAACACACCTACAACAATTCCTCACTGAATGTAGGGAAGAGGAAATAGCGTACGGCGGCGTTATCCTACAAAGAGACACACCGCGCAACGGCCTTTACTTACTACTTTCCGGAAAAGCCGAAATCTACATTCCAGGTGGCTTAACCGGCCACGACGAAGTACTCGACATTATAGAAGAAAACGAACTAATCGGCCTATCTCACATTCACGAGACACTCTTTTCTCATAGTGACACGAAGCCAACACAACTTCACCTAGAAGTACGAGCGATCAACGAAGCAAAAGTATTATTCATCCCAGATCATCTCATCCAGCAACAACTTCAACACGAAGAGGTCAAAGAAGCACTCCTAAAAGAAGTGTCTGCCCGCTTAAACGACGTCTACCATTCGCTTGCGGAACAAATGAAACTAGCAAACAAACTTGGCGAAGAAAAACCATATATTGTGAGAGTGCAAGATATCATGACAGCCGAAGTCAAAACAACAGCTCCAACGACAACAGCAACCGAAGCTGCGAAGCTTATGAGCAACTCCAAATCAACGGCCCTATTAATAGTAGAAGAGACCAAGCTAACAGGCATCTTAACCGAGCGCGACTTCGTAAACCGCCTAATCGCAACAGGCACGAACGCCACACATACACCAGTCGAAAAAATAATGACCGTCAACCCAGTCACCATCGACCATCGTGCCTTTTATTACGAAGCACTATCCAAAATGCTCATGAACGGGATTAACCACCTTCCCGTCACAGCAGACAAAAACGAGCTAGTCGGCATCGTTACACTGGCAAACCTTTTGCAATACAAAAAAGAAGGGCTTCTCCAAACGACCGAACGACTCAACAACTTAACGGTCCAAGACCTACCAACAATCAAAGAGCACCTTTACGCCGTCCTATCAACACTCATGCAACAAAACGTACCCATCTACCATACACTTCACGTCATGAACACACTGTACGACCAGCTCATCGAAACGTGTGTGCGGTTGGCTCAAGAGGCGATGGGGGAGGCACCACCGTGCTCGTATGCGTTTTATACGATGGGAAGCAGCGGCCGCAAAGAACAATTTCTCTTAACAGACCAAGATCATTTTCTCATTTATGAAAAAAATGGCCATGGTACACAACAGTATTTCGAAGCTTTCTCGCAAAAAATCGTCGACTTCCTTCAAAGCGCTGGCTACCAGAAGTGCAAAGGGCACATGATGAGTAACTACGAACAATGGCGTGGACCACTCGACCAATGGGAATCGCGGTTGAACCACTGGGTCCTGCATTCAACCCAAGAAAAATTACTGCTGGCTCAGAATTTTTTCTCATGCAGGTTTATTACGGGGGATGCTGAGTTGCATCAGTCATTTATTGCAATGGTTGAGTCTACATTTCACCGTAAAGCAAAGATCTTTTTATACCGGCTTTCCGAAAACGAGCGAAGCAACATGATTCCAGCGCTAGAACAACCGATTCGTTCGTTGTTCAGAAAACAACGAAAAGAAATAAACATTAAAAAGCATTTGCTATTTCCATATCATCATAGCTTGCAAATTTTATCGATTATGCACGGGATTGTGTACGGGACGCCGTTAGAAAAATTACAAAAGTTACACGAGCGCGGAGTTATTTCAGAGAACTTCCATAAAGATTTACAAGACTCAGCAGCGGCTGTCCTTGGGTTTTACGTACAAAAAGAGTGGAACGCCTACAAATCAGGAGACGAACTAGGCCAGCCACTCCAACTAACAAACCTAACCACCCGAGAAAAAGAACAATGGATGCTCAACGTCAACCTAATCAAACAACTCCAAACCTACATGCTCTCATACTACTAA
- a CDS encoding 3'-5' exonuclease, producing MMFLRKTLPTKLVDDIPLSTPIEELTFTVFDTETTGFDIAKTDRLIEIGAVQVKGYTVHEQKTFQTYVNPSRQISREITQLTEITNEHVFDAPTAQQAIEQLMNMATAENSTCLVGHYVTFDLYAFKYELKRQKLNWKQPKALDTLNLIGYIAPSYDMRDLEKYAREFGTRIYRRHSALGDALTTAYLFTELLEMCRDRGKTTWGDLLQIGSVGADTMSR from the coding sequence ATGATGTTTCTAAGAAAAACCCTACCTACTAAACTAGTGGACGATATTCCGTTGTCCACTCCAATAGAGGAGCTAACCTTCACCGTCTTTGATACAGAAACAACTGGGTTCGACATCGCCAAAACAGATAGACTTATAGAAATCGGCGCCGTTCAAGTCAAAGGATACACTGTCCATGAACAGAAAACGTTCCAAACATACGTCAACCCATCTCGACAAATTTCTCGGGAAATAACGCAACTGACAGAAATAACAAACGAGCACGTTTTCGATGCGCCTACCGCCCAACAAGCTATCGAGCAACTGATGAACATGGCAACAGCGGAAAATTCAACATGCCTTGTTGGCCATTACGTCACCTTCGATTTATATGCATTTAAATACGAGCTCAAGCGCCAAAAGCTAAACTGGAAACAACCAAAAGCACTCGACACCCTCAACTTAATAGGTTACATCGCACCTTCCTACGACATGCGAGACTTAGAAAAATACGCCAGAGAGTTCGGCACGAGAATATATCGTCGCCACTCCGCACTCGGCGACGCCCTAACAACCGCCTACCTATTCACCGAACTACTAGAAATGTGCCGAGACCGAGGCAAAACAACATGGGGGGACTTACTACAAATCGGAAGCGTTGGGGCAGATACGATGAGTCGGTAG